A genomic segment from Yimella sp. cx-51 encodes:
- a CDS encoding P1 family peptidase, with product MSWQPGPTNCLTDVPGLRVGHHTRRGDGWLTGTTVVRLPDDGAVAGVDVRGGGPGTRETDLLDPRNLIERVHAIVLSGGSAFGLAAADGVMQALADEGIGFPVDAAGRQVPVPIVPAAVVFDLGRGGEPTKRPDASFGAQALAAATADAVEQGSVGAGTGARAGGLKGGVGSASAVLADGTTVAALVVVNAVGSTVVPATGQLYAAQHCMPGELPSVTTQPAEISAVAALGAGQATTLAVIATDATLTKAQCQKLAGIGHDGMARAVNPVHTMFDGDTVFATATCERDAPDPMGFHLLLSVAGDCVTAPSRTPCGTPNRRPTCSRTVRRMRSAPTAAELRVPQVFCGKPRFRPPCEGSSQREVTAFVRV from the coding sequence ATGTCGTGGCAACCAGGACCCACCAACTGCCTCACCGACGTCCCCGGCCTGCGCGTCGGTCATCACACCCGGCGCGGTGACGGCTGGCTGACCGGGACGACCGTGGTGCGGCTCCCGGACGACGGGGCAGTGGCCGGCGTCGACGTGCGCGGTGGTGGTCCGGGCACACGCGAGACCGACCTGCTCGACCCGCGCAACCTCATCGAACGGGTCCACGCGATCGTGCTCAGCGGCGGCAGCGCCTTCGGGCTCGCGGCTGCTGACGGAGTGATGCAAGCGCTCGCGGACGAAGGCATCGGCTTCCCGGTCGACGCCGCCGGACGACAGGTGCCGGTGCCGATCGTCCCAGCTGCGGTCGTCTTCGATCTGGGCCGAGGTGGCGAGCCGACCAAGCGTCCGGACGCCTCCTTCGGGGCTCAGGCGCTCGCGGCGGCCACCGCAGATGCCGTCGAGCAGGGCAGTGTCGGCGCCGGCACGGGCGCTCGAGCTGGTGGTCTCAAGGGCGGCGTCGGTTCGGCCAGTGCCGTGCTCGCGGACGGCACGACGGTTGCAGCGTTGGTCGTGGTCAACGCCGTCGGCAGCACCGTCGTGCCCGCGACCGGGCAGCTGTATGCGGCGCAGCACTGCATGCCGGGCGAATTGCCCAGTGTCACAACGCAGCCCGCTGAAATCTCAGCCGTTGCTGCGCTCGGTGCTGGTCAGGCGACGACTCTCGCGGTCATCGCCACGGACGCCACGCTCACCAAGGCGCAGTGCCAGAAGCTCGCCGGCATCGGCCACGACGGCATGGCCCGGGCGGTCAACCCGGTGCACACGATGTTCGACGGCGACACCGTCTTCGCCACCGCGACCTGCGAGCGGGATGCTCCCGACCCGATGGGCTTCCACCTGCTGCTCTCCGTGGCCGGCGATTGCGTCACCGCGCCATCGCGCACGCCATGTGGCACGCCGAATCGGAGGCCGACATGCAGTCGTACCGTGAGGCGCATGAGGTCAGCGCCGACGGCTGCTGAGCTGCGAGTGCCTCAGGTGTTCTGCGGGAAGCCGAGGTTCAGGCCGCCGTGCGAGGGGTCGAGCCAGCGCGAGGTGACGGCCTTCGTCCGGGTGTAG
- a CDS encoding WS/DGAT domain-containing protein, with the protein MAQALPHDFEPIPIAVQDELWLTMDRPTNLMIIDSLVWLEQAPKWPALRAIIRDRMVDRYPVFRCHPQKIDGRMHWVADADFRLARHVRKAKLGAPVDEELVRRFVAAERSKAFDRNHPLWSVQLIEAVHRADGRIGAAVLLRVHHSIADGIRMTELALGLCDPIDAAPGTISAKVGRALPRAGRPTPALALETMSSLTESGASRLASAAAGIVEVGRSAGGALVRDLQDPLEAPGRAASSVADLAATAAREVVALVADPSKAIDLPTYVAGLAPGGEQAANTVTEILGSISAKNPKSTWTGTPGLEKSVAWSAPIPLADIVQMARSCGATVNDALVAAVAGALMRYLAEHGTTLNDVSWHIPVSLQPFGDGLPDRLGNHLALVSFRMPLNVRDPKRRMKEVHRRTERIKNSQETLVTFGIQRVIAQSPHALSVMLTDYFANLTVGVLTNVPGPKRPVALAGARVDSMLGWAPCNGNQPMTVCIYSYAGQVVVSIAADAGLVPDLDRVTAHLDAEIEHMRFALGAD; encoded by the coding sequence ATGGCGCAGGCACTTCCGCACGACTTCGAGCCGATTCCGATCGCGGTGCAGGACGAGCTGTGGCTGACCATGGATCGCCCCACCAACCTGATGATCATCGATTCGTTGGTGTGGCTGGAGCAAGCACCCAAGTGGCCGGCACTGCGGGCGATCATCCGCGATCGCATGGTGGATCGCTACCCGGTGTTCCGCTGCCACCCGCAGAAGATCGACGGTCGGATGCACTGGGTGGCCGATGCCGACTTCAGGCTGGCTCGCCACGTGCGCAAGGCGAAGCTCGGCGCACCGGTCGATGAGGAGTTGGTGCGCCGGTTCGTCGCCGCCGAACGCAGCAAGGCCTTCGACCGCAACCACCCGCTGTGGAGCGTCCAACTCATCGAAGCGGTGCACCGCGCCGACGGCCGGATCGGCGCGGCGGTGTTGCTGCGAGTGCACCACAGCATCGCCGACGGCATTCGGATGACCGAACTGGCGCTGGGTCTGTGCGACCCGATCGATGCCGCACCCGGCACGATCAGCGCCAAGGTCGGACGCGCGCTGCCCAGGGCGGGACGTCCGACGCCGGCACTCGCGCTGGAGACGATGTCGTCGCTCACCGAGTCCGGGGCGTCCCGGTTGGCCAGTGCCGCAGCGGGAATCGTGGAGGTCGGCCGGTCAGCCGGTGGCGCTTTGGTGCGTGACCTGCAGGATCCGCTCGAGGCACCCGGCCGGGCGGCGTCGAGTGTCGCCGACCTCGCCGCGACTGCTGCGCGCGAGGTGGTGGCTTTGGTGGCCGATCCGAGCAAAGCCATCGACCTGCCGACCTATGTGGCTGGTCTCGCGCCGGGCGGTGAGCAAGCGGCCAACACCGTCACCGAGATCCTGGGCAGCATCAGTGCCAAGAATCCGAAGAGCACCTGGACCGGCACGCCCGGGCTGGAGAAGTCGGTCGCGTGGTCGGCGCCGATTCCGCTCGCCGACATCGTCCAGATGGCCCGCAGCTGCGGCGCGACCGTCAACGACGCACTGGTCGCTGCGGTCGCCGGAGCGTTGATGCGCTACCTCGCCGAGCACGGCACCACACTCAACGATGTGAGCTGGCACATCCCGGTCAGCCTGCAACCTTTCGGTGACGGCCTGCCCGACCGGTTGGGCAATCACCTGGCCCTGGTCAGCTTCCGCATGCCGTTGAACGTGCGAGACCCCAAGCGGCGCATGAAGGAGGTGCACCGTCGCACCGAGCGGATCAAGAACTCCCAGGAGACGCTGGTGACCTTCGGCATCCAGCGGGTCATCGCCCAGTCACCGCACGCGCTGAGCGTCATGCTCACTGACTACTTCGCCAACCTCACCGTAGGGGTGCTCACCAATGTGCCCGGACCCAAGCGTCCGGTGGCGCTGGCCGGGGCCCGCGTCGATTCGATGCTGGGCTGGGCGCCGTGCAACGGCAATCAGCCGATGACGGTGTGCATCTACAGCTACGCCGGGCAGGTGGTGGTCTCGATCGCCGCGGACGCAGGGCTGGTGCCCGATCTTGACCGCGTCACCGCCCACCTCGACGCCGAGATCGAGCACATGCGCTTTGCGCTCGGCGCAGACTGA
- a CDS encoding YitT family protein, with product MSPLRRAVQLPLGCIMLGVGVAMVLAARLGADGYSTLMSGLTLVSKVDFAVVSWSSALVLVVLAWLRGLRPGPGTVCQLVLVGLTVSALLKWLPEPDAMGGRVLLFAAGYLFLCVGVATYLATDLGAGPAEGAALAFDPPLPFKWSYTVFQIICIAIGWWCGAAVGVGTLILAAGIGWTVDRLMPLLGGPPRSAVVEQAT from the coding sequence GTGTCACCGTTGCGCCGCGCCGTCCAACTGCCGTTGGGCTGCATCATGCTCGGCGTCGGGGTGGCGATGGTGCTGGCCGCTCGCCTCGGCGCAGACGGCTACTCCACGCTCATGAGCGGCCTGACGCTCGTCAGCAAGGTTGACTTCGCGGTGGTGAGCTGGTCGTCCGCGCTGGTGCTTGTCGTGCTGGCGTGGCTGAGGGGTTTGCGCCCTGGTCCGGGAACGGTCTGCCAACTCGTTCTGGTCGGCCTGACCGTGAGCGCGCTGCTCAAATGGCTTCCGGAGCCGGACGCGATGGGCGGGCGAGTGCTGCTCTTCGCAGCCGGGTACCTCTTCCTCTGCGTCGGCGTCGCAACGTATCTGGCCACCGACCTCGGGGCCGGCCCGGCCGAAGGTGCGGCACTGGCCTTTGATCCGCCGCTGCCGTTCAAGTGGAGTTACACCGTCTTCCAAATCATCTGCATCGCGATCGGTTGGTGGTGCGGCGCCGCGGTCGGTGTCGGCACGTTGATCCTCGCCGCCGGAATTGGCTGGACCGTCGACCGGCTCATGCCGTTGCTCGGCGGTCCGCCTCGCAGCGCGGTGGTGGAGCAGGCGACCTAG
- a CDS encoding RNA polymerase sigma factor, producing the protein MKQPFEQVVREHGQVVLRVCRAVLGVHTSAEDAWSETFLAALRAWPELPADANVRAWLVTIAHRKAIDVIRSTQRATPMAELPDRGVVHDDEDARELWTRVAALPDRQRQAIAYHHLAGLPYADVAQLVGRNTEAVRRAAADGMKTLRAVYAADREDQ; encoded by the coding sequence ATGAAACAGCCCTTCGAGCAGGTGGTCCGCGAGCACGGGCAAGTCGTGCTGCGTGTCTGCCGAGCCGTGCTCGGGGTGCACACCAGCGCGGAGGACGCGTGGTCGGAGACCTTCCTGGCTGCCCTGCGGGCCTGGCCCGAGCTACCGGCTGATGCGAACGTCCGCGCCTGGCTCGTGACGATCGCGCACCGCAAGGCGATCGATGTCATCCGCTCCACCCAGCGCGCCACTCCGATGGCCGAACTTCCTGACCGCGGCGTGGTGCACGACGACGAGGACGCCCGCGAGCTGTGGACTCGGGTGGCCGCGCTGCCCGACCGGCAGCGTCAGGCGATCGCCTATCACCATCTCGCCGGACTGCCCTACGCCGACGTCGCGCAACTCGTGGGCCGCAACACCGAGGCCGTTCGTCGAGCGGCTGCGGACGGCATGAAGACCTTGCGCGCGGTGTATGCCGCCGACCGAGAGGACCAGTGA
- a CDS encoding methylated-DNA--[protein]-cysteine S-methyltransferase, giving the protein MNPFDALPPDTELLDRLAARVATGAGTELDIAYRTIDSPVGTLLLAATPEGLLRVAYAGEDFDAVLTTLAHRVSPRIMSEPHRLDDAAYALDAYFAGATSGFDLPLDRSLSRGFRKVVQEHLSTIEYGSTQSYSQVAQQVGNPRAVRAVGTACSTNPLPIVVPCHRVLRADGSMGAYLGGVKAKQELLDLEASHR; this is encoded by the coding sequence ATGAACCCCTTCGATGCCCTACCCCCGGACACCGAACTGCTCGACCGCCTTGCGGCGCGAGTGGCCACCGGGGCCGGCACCGAACTCGACATCGCCTACCGGACGATCGACTCCCCGGTCGGGACGCTGCTGCTCGCCGCGACTCCGGAGGGGCTATTGCGAGTGGCCTACGCCGGCGAAGACTTCGACGCCGTGCTCACCACGCTCGCGCATCGGGTGAGCCCGCGGATCATGAGCGAGCCGCACCGCTTGGACGACGCCGCCTACGCACTGGACGCCTACTTCGCCGGTGCCACCAGCGGCTTCGACCTACCGCTCGACCGCTCGCTGTCGCGGGGCTTCCGCAAGGTGGTGCAGGAACATCTGTCGACGATCGAGTACGGCAGCACGCAGTCGTACTCGCAGGTGGCGCAGCAGGTCGGCAATCCCCGGGCAGTGCGCGCCGTCGGCACGGCCTGCTCGACCAACCCGCTGCCGATCGTTGTGCCCTGCCACCGCGTCCTGCGGGCGGACGGCTCGATGGGCGCCTACCTCGGCGGGGTCAAGGCCAAACAGGAACTGCTCGACCTGGAGGCGTCCCACCGCTGA
- the ppc gene encoding phosphoenolpyruvate carboxylase, with protein MIDQPQMVFETTDEGREATEPLRNDIRLLGGILGDVVREQEGERVFDLVEEARRRAFAVRRQEVDRAGFAALFSDASTQDSLHVIRAFSLFALLANLAEDLHRERRRAGHVNAGEAPIDGSLAATWPKLGAAGLNTAEVEDALRDATVVPVVTAHPTETRRRTVFEAQNKIKQTMRTRERMTLNATEEQDALRQVKIQIITLWQTALIRLKRVQIEDEIEVGLRFFDASLFEVMPLINAQVRRELNELYPGADLLEEPMLRAGSWIGGDRDGNPNVTAAVVNTASTRAAQTAIGRYLRDLDELEVSLSLSTRLASISDDLRTLAALNTEDERDDEPYRQALRWIRGRLERTYQQFFGKAADGAIEVEGATAYLEAEELLADLDVVDASLRGGHDDLLADDRLATVREAVRTFGFHLYGLDLRQNSDVHEETVTELFAWAGVHPDYASLDEDAKVELLVQELASPRPLVGRGAQFSDQTTSELAIVAAAADSVKTFGAEAIPNYVISMCTSVSDILECAVMLKEAGLYVPGADGATCSVNIVPLFETIEDLQVSAATLRAALALPAYRALVDSKDGMQEVMLGYSDSNKDGGYLAANWALYRAELDLVEVAQEYGIRLRLFHGRGGTVGRGGGPSYDAILAQPPGAVRGSLRLTEQGEIIAAKYAEPALAYRNLEALVAATLESSLLDVEGLDDTAQAYRDLDELAQLARDAYSELVHKTDGFVEYFKTATPVAEIGALNIGSRPASRKPTENISDLRAIPWVMSWSLSRVMLPGWYGTGAAIERWVDSDEAKLARLQHYYENWPFFRTVVSNLAQVMAKSDLGIAERYSRLVSDEELRARVFDRIVDEHGRTLRTYAQITGHDDLLWDNTALKRSVFNRFPYLEPLNHLQVELLERYRAGDEDEQVRRGILLTMNGLATALRNSG; from the coding sequence ATGATCGACCAGCCGCAGATGGTGTTCGAAACGACCGACGAGGGCCGCGAGGCCACCGAACCGCTCCGCAACGACATCCGCCTGCTCGGTGGAATTCTCGGCGATGTCGTGCGTGAGCAAGAGGGCGAGCGCGTCTTCGACCTGGTCGAGGAAGCCCGCCGCCGCGCGTTCGCAGTGCGCCGCCAGGAGGTCGACCGCGCCGGTTTTGCGGCGCTCTTCAGCGACGCCTCCACCCAGGACAGCTTGCACGTCATCCGTGCCTTCAGCCTGTTTGCGCTGCTGGCCAACCTCGCCGAAGACCTCCACCGTGAGCGCCGTCGGGCCGGGCACGTCAACGCCGGCGAGGCGCCCATCGACGGTTCGCTCGCCGCTACTTGGCCGAAGCTGGGGGCCGCCGGGCTGAACACCGCAGAGGTCGAGGACGCGCTGCGCGACGCAACCGTTGTCCCTGTGGTCACGGCGCACCCGACCGAGACGCGACGCCGCACCGTGTTCGAGGCGCAGAACAAGATCAAGCAGACGATGCGCACTCGGGAGCGCATGACTCTCAACGCCACCGAGGAGCAGGACGCCCTGCGGCAGGTGAAGATCCAAATCATCACCCTCTGGCAGACAGCGCTCATCCGGCTCAAGCGGGTGCAGATCGAGGACGAGATCGAGGTGGGTCTGCGCTTCTTCGACGCCTCGCTCTTCGAGGTGATGCCGCTGATCAACGCCCAGGTGCGCCGCGAGCTGAACGAGCTCTACCCGGGCGCTGACCTGCTGGAGGAGCCCATGCTCCGGGCCGGCTCGTGGATCGGTGGAGACCGTGACGGCAACCCCAATGTCACTGCGGCAGTGGTCAATACGGCGTCCACGCGCGCTGCACAGACTGCGATCGGCCGCTACCTGCGCGACCTCGACGAATTGGAAGTGAGCCTGTCGCTGTCGACCAGGCTCGCCTCGATCAGCGACGACCTGCGCACCCTCGCCGCGCTCAACACCGAGGACGAGCGGGACGACGAGCCCTACCGGCAGGCGCTGCGCTGGATCCGCGGCCGCCTCGAACGCACCTACCAGCAGTTCTTCGGCAAGGCGGCCGACGGCGCGATCGAGGTCGAGGGAGCCACCGCCTACCTGGAGGCCGAGGAACTACTCGCCGACCTGGACGTCGTCGACGCCTCGCTGCGCGGGGGGCACGACGACCTGCTCGCGGACGACCGTCTCGCCACCGTGCGCGAAGCCGTGCGTACCTTCGGCTTCCACCTCTACGGGCTCGACCTGCGACAGAACTCCGATGTGCACGAAGAGACCGTCACCGAACTCTTCGCCTGGGCGGGCGTCCACCCCGACTACGCCTCACTCGATGAGGACGCCAAGGTCGAACTGCTGGTGCAGGAGCTGGCCTCGCCGCGTCCGTTGGTGGGTCGTGGAGCGCAGTTCTCCGACCAGACCACCAGCGAACTCGCGATCGTGGCCGCTGCGGCTGACTCGGTGAAAACCTTTGGCGCAGAAGCGATTCCGAACTACGTCATCTCGATGTGCACGAGTGTCTCCGACATCCTCGAATGCGCGGTGATGCTCAAGGAAGCCGGCCTCTACGTGCCCGGCGCCGACGGTGCCACCTGCTCGGTCAACATCGTGCCGCTCTTCGAGACCATCGAAGACCTCCAGGTCTCGGCGGCCACCTTGCGCGCGGCGCTCGCGTTGCCCGCCTACCGTGCGCTCGTCGACTCCAAGGACGGCATGCAGGAGGTGATGCTCGGTTACAGCGACTCCAACAAGGACGGCGGTTACCTCGCCGCCAACTGGGCGCTCTACCGGGCCGAGCTCGACCTGGTCGAGGTGGCGCAGGAGTACGGCATCCGGTTGCGTCTTTTCCACGGCCGAGGCGGCACCGTGGGGCGTGGTGGCGGCCCCAGCTACGACGCGATCCTGGCCCAGCCGCCGGGCGCCGTGCGGGGCTCGCTGCGCCTCACCGAACAGGGCGAGATCATCGCCGCCAAGTACGCCGAGCCGGCGCTGGCGTATCGCAACCTCGAAGCCCTCGTGGCCGCCACCCTGGAGTCGTCGCTGCTGGACGTCGAAGGGCTGGACGACACCGCTCAGGCCTATCGCGACCTGGACGAGCTGGCTCAGCTCGCCCGCGATGCGTACAGCGAACTGGTGCACAAGACAGACGGATTCGTCGAGTACTTCAAGACGGCGACGCCTGTCGCCGAGATCGGCGCGCTCAACATCGGGTCGCGTCCGGCGTCCCGCAAACCCACCGAGAACATCTCCGACCTGCGTGCCATCCCGTGGGTGATGAGCTGGTCGCTGTCGCGCGTGATGCTGCCGGGTTGGTACGGCACCGGCGCGGCAATCGAGCGATGGGTCGACAGCGACGAGGCGAAGCTGGCCCGGTTGCAGCACTACTACGAGAACTGGCCCTTCTTCCGCACCGTCGTCTCCAACCTCGCGCAGGTGATGGCGAAGTCGGATCTCGGTATCGCAGAACGCTATTCACGCCTGGTCAGCGACGAAGAACTACGCGCACGCGTCTTCGACCGCATCGTCGACGAGCACGGACGCACGCTGCGCACCTACGCCCAGATCACCGGCCACGACGACCTGCTGTGGGACAACACCGCGCTGAAGCGTTCGGTCTTCAACCGGTTCCCCTACCTCGAGCCGCTCAACCACCTGCAGGTCGAACTGCTGGAGCGGTACCGCGCAGGCGACGAGGACGAGCAGGTGCGACGCGGCATCCTGCTAACCATGAACGGCCTCGCGACGGCGTTGCGTAACTCCGGCTAA
- a CDS encoding fructosamine kinase family protein, whose amino-acid sequence MFRKQSRRAPEGYFRWEAAGLRWLAAADGAPVVEVVDVSDDHLDLKRLAGTAPTSRTAEAFGRALAITHDAGADAFGCPPQGWHGDGYFGPLEQPIQLDLDPTDSWGEFYADQRLRPIAQRCVDAGALSAGDGALLEQLAERVAAGEFDTDDVPARVHGDLWSGNLMWTEQGAVLIDPAAHGGHREYDLAMLALFGTPHLDRIVAAYDEAHPLADGWRDRVALHQLFPLAVHALLFGSGYAAQTMAAARRYR is encoded by the coding sequence ATGTTCCGCAAGCAAAGTCGCCGCGCTCCCGAAGGCTATTTCCGTTGGGAAGCAGCCGGATTGCGGTGGCTCGCAGCAGCTGATGGCGCGCCGGTCGTGGAGGTCGTCGACGTCAGCGACGATCACCTCGACCTCAAGCGGCTCGCCGGGACTGCGCCGACGTCCCGCACCGCTGAGGCCTTCGGACGTGCACTCGCGATCACGCATGACGCGGGAGCAGACGCCTTCGGCTGTCCTCCGCAGGGCTGGCATGGAGACGGCTACTTCGGCCCGCTGGAGCAGCCGATCCAGTTGGATCTCGACCCCACTGACAGCTGGGGTGAGTTCTACGCCGACCAGCGGCTACGTCCGATCGCTCAGCGATGCGTCGACGCCGGAGCGTTGAGTGCCGGCGACGGAGCACTCCTGGAACAACTGGCCGAGCGGGTGGCAGCGGGAGAGTTCGACACCGATGATGTGCCGGCTCGCGTGCACGGAGATCTGTGGTCGGGAAATCTGATGTGGACCGAGCAGGGAGCGGTGCTCATCGATCCGGCGGCTCACGGCGGACACCGGGAGTACGACCTGGCGATGCTCGCCCTCTTCGGAACACCACACCTCGACCGCATCGTGGCCGCGTACGACGAGGCGCATCCGCTTGCCGACGGGTGGCGCGACCGAGTGGCGCTCCACCAGCTGTTTCCGCTCGCCGTGCACGCCCTGCTCTTCGGCAGTGGCTACGCCGCGCAGACGATGGCGGCGGCGCGGCGCTACCGCTGA
- a CDS encoding helical backbone metal receptor produces the protein MRTLTDDLGFQVELPDAPVRRVVSLVPSLTEAIAATTPDALVGATDWCTHPAALDVPRVRGTKNPDLAAITALDPELVVANKEENRELDVKRLRDRGITVWVTDIETVPQALGSMRRLFTGVLGWDAPEWLDEADHLWQESAGRESELAESEGTRGVVVPIWRDPWMVVGHPTYTADLLARLGYEVVVPDGAEGRYPHAELSALDSTDLADLVLLPDEPYVFTPDDGPEAFTAVPTRLISGRLITWYGPAMVEAAKELPGQLR, from the coding sequence ATGCGGACGTTGACCGACGACCTCGGATTCCAGGTCGAGTTGCCAGACGCACCGGTGCGACGAGTGGTCAGCCTGGTGCCCTCACTCACCGAAGCCATCGCGGCAACCACGCCGGACGCATTGGTCGGGGCGACCGACTGGTGCACCCACCCGGCTGCTCTCGACGTCCCACGGGTGCGTGGCACCAAGAACCCCGACCTTGCTGCGATCACCGCGCTCGATCCCGAGCTTGTCGTGGCGAACAAGGAAGAGAACCGCGAACTCGACGTCAAGCGACTGCGCGACAGGGGAATTACGGTGTGGGTCACCGACATCGAGACTGTGCCCCAAGCGCTCGGCTCGATGCGGCGGTTGTTCACCGGCGTCCTCGGGTGGGACGCCCCGGAGTGGCTGGACGAAGCCGACCACCTCTGGCAAGAGTCGGCAGGGCGCGAGAGCGAGCTTGCCGAATCAGAAGGCACTCGCGGGGTGGTGGTGCCGATCTGGCGCGACCCGTGGATGGTCGTTGGGCATCCGACATACACCGCAGACCTGTTGGCGCGGCTCGGCTACGAGGTGGTGGTGCCCGACGGCGCGGAAGGCCGCTACCCGCACGCCGAACTGAGCGCTCTCGACAGCACCGACCTGGCCGATCTGGTGCTGCTGCCCGACGAGCCGTACGTCTTCACGCCGGACGACGGTCCGGAGGCTTTCACCGCCGTCCCGACCCGATTGATCAGCGGCCGGCTCATCACCTGGTATGGCCCAGCGATGGTCGAGGCCGCCAAGGAGTTGCCCGGCCAATTACGCTGA
- a CDS encoding TerD family protein: MKCDGLELHTRLDLTAAARSINASFARMKADSVEPVEQSSNPLDTIGEVLPDVAVVGNRAGRLNMWAIQVYIYAMDDGCLIELVALGDGGFTRAWAGTRNSFSLSKSRNQVQLMLADLKKADPSLRLLSADAPVPAPIAAPPPSAPAVNAIARAAPPVTVRPPTDPYAHTPPVAAKAQSALAVSPASIPPVAAVPIGPVGVVRHLDSGPTTLVRGANIQLAPSALPQLRVKTTWQTPSGSGLDVSALALDGAQRAASESHFVFYGNPRSPDGALAVRSSSPGTATVEIVIGQLPTWVEKVVVIASVDPAGTQITFASVQHLVTTVHAVHDQATLAGCDSSSGATQETAMLLCEFYRRNDAWRFRAVGQGFFDGLAGVIRTFGLQTA, from the coding sequence GTGAAGTGCGACGGACTGGAACTGCACACCCGACTGGACCTCACGGCTGCGGCCCGATCGATCAATGCCTCGTTCGCTCGGATGAAGGCCGACTCGGTCGAGCCGGTCGAGCAGAGCAGCAATCCGCTCGACACCATCGGTGAGGTGCTACCCGACGTCGCGGTCGTCGGTAACCGGGCGGGCAGGCTGAACATGTGGGCCATCCAGGTGTACATCTACGCGATGGACGATGGCTGCCTGATCGAGCTGGTCGCCCTCGGTGATGGTGGATTCACCCGGGCATGGGCGGGTACGCGCAACTCGTTCTCCTTGAGCAAGAGCCGGAACCAGGTACAGCTCATGCTGGCCGATCTCAAGAAGGCAGACCCCTCACTACGGCTTCTTTCCGCAGATGCACCCGTGCCTGCGCCTATCGCGGCGCCGCCACCCAGTGCACCTGCTGTCAACGCCATCGCCCGCGCCGCGCCACCCGTCACGGTGAGGCCACCGACTGATCCGTACGCACACACGCCACCGGTCGCCGCAAAGGCGCAGTCGGCACTGGCAGTGTCACCCGCATCGATACCGCCGGTCGCAGCGGTTCCCATAGGACCGGTCGGTGTTGTTCGTCACCTCGACAGCGGCCCGACCACCCTGGTGCGTGGAGCGAACATCCAACTCGCGCCGTCCGCCCTGCCCCAGCTGCGTGTCAAAACGACCTGGCAGACCCCTTCCGGTTCCGGTCTCGACGTGTCGGCGCTTGCCTTGGACGGAGCGCAGCGGGCCGCGTCGGAATCGCATTTCGTCTTCTACGGCAACCCTCGGTCGCCGGACGGAGCGCTTGCCGTGCGCTCAAGCTCTCCGGGTACGGCGACAGTTGAAATCGTCATTGGTCAGTTGCCGACGTGGGTGGAAAAGGTCGTCGTCATCGCATCGGTCGACCCGGCTGGAACACAGATCACATTCGCATCGGTGCAGCACCTTGTCACGACGGTGCACGCCGTGCACGACCAGGCCACCCTGGCGGGGTGCGACTCCAGCAGCGGAGCCACGCAGGAAACGGCGATGCTCTTGTGTGAGTTCTACCGCCGCAATGATGCGTGGCGGTTTCGGGCGGTCGGCCAAGGATTCTTCGACGGGCTCGCCGGGGTCATCCGAACCTTCGGGCTCCAGACGGCCTGA